Genomic segment of Salvia hispanica cultivar TCC Black 2014 chromosome 2, UniMelb_Shisp_WGS_1.0, whole genome shotgun sequence:
TACCAAAAAAAGCAAATAGAATGAGATGAAAGAGAATTATATGATGCACTTTTGATTGCATAAGAACATGATTCTCAAATACCATATCAGAAACATAACAAAAGCTTCTTGTCTGAGTTCCTGGTAACTGAACTGTCAAAGGTTCATCACTGGACACAACAACATTTCAGAAAGTTAATCTCTCATCTTAAACACATACAAACACAAGAAGAGAATCGGGATTAGACAAGCAACCGAGATTCATAGGATATAATTATTACCGTATTGCTTGAGCTATGAAATTGCTCACAACGCGGCCATCATCAATGTTCATTCGGGGTCCGTAAGTGTTGAAGATCCTTGCAATCCTTATCTCTATTGCAAAATCAACGTTTCGTGGTGGTTAGGAATACATGAAGTTGTTGCGTTTAACATCATTTTGGACAAATTACATTGTACTCAAAGCGAGAGAGGAAAATACCAATCCCATGCTGTCTGTGATAATCAAACATCAGAGTTTCTGCTACTCTTTTCCCCTCATCATAACAACTTCTAACACCTGTAATTTCATAATGGAGATCAAAACGGCCAAATCAGCACTTGTCTCATTCCAAATGCCTCACAATAAACACATGACGGTTCATCAACACATAAGTACCTATAGGGTTCACGTTGCCCCAATAGTCTTCGGTCTGAGGGTGCACCAAGGGATCGCCATAAACCTCTGATGTTGAGGTCAATAAAATTCTACACAAAAAGAAATGCAGAATAAATGAAGTCGTTCAAGAGAAAATGCTGggaattaaaagaaaatgtaaacaAGTCTTGTTGAACCTTGCTCCCACACGCTTGGCCAGCCCCAGCATGTTTAGTGTTCCAATCACATTAGTCTTTATCGTCTGTTAcgccaaaaatttaaatatcaacaatcaATGCATCTTTGTTGGTGAACTATATACATGCTTCTTCTGTGACACTTACCTTGACAGGGTTGTATTTGTAGAAAATCGGGGAAGCTGGGCAGGCGAGATGGTAAATCTGATCAACTTCAACTAGTAAAGGCTCCGTGACATCTGCAACGAAGAAATTAATGGACTTAAAACCAGAAGAgcaaaaccaaataaaaggCGAGAACGTAAGAAGAAAATGCGAAAAATGCGCACCATGTCGAATAAGCTCAAATCGCGGATGGCCAATCCATTGTTTTAGGTTGTCCTTCGATCCAGTGAAGTAGTTGTCCACAACAATTACCTAACCAAAACCCCACAATCAAACTTGGTTCACATATGTATAAAAACACGCACGCTATGTATTTTGTAAGAAAGAAATGCTCACTTCGTTTTTCTCATTCTGCATCAGCTTGTCGACCAAGTGAGAGCCAATGAATCCAGCTCCACCCGTAACCAAAATTCTCATGTTTGCCTGCCAATCATGTTCTAATTATGTGAAACTGAAAACGAAAGTGATTATAGGAACATTTCTTTATTGGTAATAGaagatttagaaaaaaaatcttgaatattaaattcaaaatgatCATAACAACAGCAAGTCCAAAAAGATTTATCAGTTCAGacagagtatatttttataaagaacACATTGCAAAGCCTGAGAGACGGAAACGCATAGCCACATTAAACACCATCGTAGACTACCTGGAAAAATTTGGCTTTTCTCAAAGGCGAAGGCTCGGGAGGTGGCTTGGTGGACACATGGTTGCTTCCATTCGATACTTGATTAGCCATTATGAGGTGCCTTCTTCAATTAAAACTCAAAGGCCAAATCTATGCACATAAAACAACAATCAccaaatatccaaaatatatgaatgttTAAACTGAGATACTAATAGAGGaaaccaaataaaaacatagtaACAATCCAATTCAAAATTCTTATATTCTGGTGCAGATGTTGCACACTATAATCATCCAATCACTCATAAACAGAAACTATCataacttgaaaaaaaaataaaaaaaattcaacagcAGATCAAGACCAGATCAAAAGTAAACACTTGAAAAACACACAACACATGTAATAAAACATAATCTCATGTCAGAATTACTTCACTCACCAACATTAAAACTATGTAAGAGGAAACTAATCtacataaatagaaaataaacatTCTCAAAATCCAATAATTGGTGGCAAACAAGAGTCTAATCTCTAGACAGAATCAAATCAGCCtgcatttaaaactaaaaataaatgaaccGGCCTTCAACCAAATCcataaacaaacaaatcagCTTCACACCATTCATCAAAGCATACACTAAATCAAGATCTAACAAggaaaaaaacttaaaaaggaAGAATCTTTGAACAAAATCAAGAGGTGATCACCTAGTAATTGCTGTAAGTATTTTGAGTGGAACTTGCACACTCTCTCACAGCAAAAACTTCACCTTTATATACTGAACAATTTGAAACCCATAAATTCACTAAACAAACAAAGGacgtatatttaattaattcaatgaaaaattaaatcaaggAGACTCCTGAACCAGAAAAAAAGAGCATGCTTCATCATTATTCTATACCAAACGTACCAACAAGAGAGAGGGGGAAATCTTGAAAGTGAAGTAAGATTACACCAAATATTACTATGATTTTaagcaatatttatttttttcagcGTACCTTCAAGGTCACTCCACACCAGAACAAAACCAGAGGCagcttatttttttcaaaaaattaaccaaaatGGTAGCagtaataaatacaaaaaaatctGCTCTAATTgtcctttctttctctttactaatcttttaaatattgttgatAATCCCCAATTTAAAAGGTTGTTATCACTTCGGCCGAGTTATGTGGGCTTTTATTTCTTGATATAGTTGACTTCTTGATattgatgaaatatttaagaGTTCTTAAATACTTTTAATTCTGAaaccgaaaaaaataatactttaaattCTAGAGAAAAAGAGGGAAACCAAATATTTTGAACATGGCAGTAAATCTCATAATGATAATAGCgatgatttgatttgaaattattaattcttttaattatttatcattgtAGATTTGTAGCTAATACTCCAGGTAAATTTGCAATGGAATAAAAGAAACtagtggagtactactattttgttaGTACTTTATTATGAAGTGAATTTCTCCTTTTGTTACccatattatatattttcacatatttgTAATTGTTCGTTATATTTGTAAACTgttaaattgagaaatacGTGAATTGTAAAATTCATTATCGCCCC
This window contains:
- the LOC125205814 gene encoding UDP-glucuronic acid decarboxylase 6 → MANQVSNGSNHVSTKPPPEPSPLRKAKFFQANMRILVTGGAGFIGSHLVDKLMQNEKNEVIVVDNYFTGSKDNLKQWIGHPRFELIRHDVTEPLLVEVDQIYHLACPASPIFYKYNPVKTIKTNVIGTLNMLGLAKRVGARILLTSTSEVYGDPLVHPQTEDYWGNVNPIGVRSCYDEGKRVAETLMFDYHRQHGIEIRIARIFNTYGPRMNIDDGRVVSNFIAQAIRDEPLTVQLPGTQTRSFCYVSDMVDGLIRLMEGNNTGPINIGNPGEFTMTELAETVKEMINPNVKIITVDNTPDDPRQRKPNITKANELLGWEPKIKLRDGIPLMEEDFRKRLEIPRKK